In Garra rufa chromosome 14, GarRuf1.0, whole genome shotgun sequence, the genomic stretch taacatgttaattacgtaagaaacatgctagaaacatgttagcaacttgctaatcatattagaaacatgctaataacatgctagtaacttgctaatatgttaaaaacatgcttaaaaattgctaatcatgctagaaacacgttagcaacttgctaatgacattattaatgcaagtaacatgttaattacgtaagaaacatgctagaaacatgctagcaacttgttaatcatgctagaaacatgcttgcaacttgctaatcatattagaaacatgctaataacatgctagtaacttgctaatatgttaaaaacatgctagaaattgctaatcatgctagaaacacgttaacaacttgctaatgacattattaatgcaagtaacatgttaattacgtaagaaacatgctagaaacatgctagcaacttgttaatcatgcttgcaacttgctaatcatattagaaacatgctaataacatgctagtaacttgctaatatgttaaaaacatgctaaaaaattgctaatcatgctagaaacacgttagcaacttgctaatgacattattaatgcaagtaacatgttaattacgtaagaaacatgctagaaacatgcttgcaacttgctaatcatattagaaacatgctaataacatgctagtaacttgctaatatgttaaaaacatgctaaaaaattgctaatcatgctagaaacacgttagcaacttgctaatgacattattaatgcaagtaacatgttaattacgtaagaaacatgttagaaacatgttagcaacttgttaatcatgctagaaacatgcttgcaacttgctaatcatattagaaacatgctaataacatgctagtaacttgctaatatgttaaaaacatgctaaaaattgctaatcatgctagaaacacgttagcaacttgctaatgacattattaatgcaagtaacatgttaattacgtaagaaacatgctagaaacatgttagcaacttgttaatcatgctagacacatgcttgcaacttgctaatcatattagaaacatgctaataacatgctagtaacttgctaatatgttaaaaacttgttaatcatgctagaaacatgcttgcaacttgttaatgttaaaaacatgctagcaacttgctaatcatgttagtaacttgtcagtcatgctaatgacaggTAAAtagcgtgctaatcatgctagaaacacgttagcaacttgctaatgacaatattaatgcaagtaacatgttaattacgtaagaaaaatgctagaaacttgttaatgacatgctaatcatgttagcaacatctatatatatataacatctatctatataaagtccAAAACTTTAAGGTTTTACAGCTGCTTTGTCCTGACAAACTTTATCTAGTTATAATTGTAATACTAGAAACTATAATATAaattacttataatataataattatatattatatgtgaccctggaccacaaaaccagtcataaggttaaattttacaaaactgagatgtatacatcacacgaaagctcaataaataagctttctattgatgtatggtttgttaggataggacaatatttgtccgagatacatctattcgaaaatctggaatctaagggtacaaaaaaatcaaaatactgagaaaatcacctttaaagttccccaaattaagttcttaacaatgcacattactaatcaaaaattacatttggataggtttacagtaggaattttacaaaaaatcttcatgtaacatgatctttacttaatttcctaatgatttttgacataaaagaaaaatcaataattttgacccaagcaatgtatttttggctattgctacaaatataccccagcgacttaagactggttttgtggtccagggtcacatatgtaaaatatattttttattattattgatcttATTTTTCATTCATTTGCTTGTTTATATTAGTTGGGctttaaatgcaattttgtgtaatttgtaaaaatgtaaatacagcaaaaatatatcagggaaaaaataattatgaatttTGAATAGAagtaatttattattagtattttttagggctgtcaaaattaacatgttaatagcacgttaacgcaaattcattttaacggcactaattttattaacgcgcaattaacgcagcgcgcattttctgtttgacccactgcctagcagttaaagaaatggatgcacaatgctgccaacctagcgaaacgtgtctagcaacaatacataaacacataattgaacaaacctaatatagtttctgaggctcttcggatTTGCCAAATGAGTGTGAGGTCTCCCAATgtgcgcgcacctccctctctttatatctgcgtctgctctgttcagcgagcggcagtggagcagcgctttcagttaaaccagatattatgttgcttccagtgcttgaatatggcacttctggcatatttaatgaatgcaagcggagtcggtctactttaggattgttgctgtggggttgatgcgtaaagccacatacgagtatgcaagcgaaaacggcgtattaaatgcacgtcaaacacatgcttaattgcatatcatatgcacgccaaagttaatttcagcttattaatagcacgccaaatagaaacagaaaatcgtgctagtgcgcattttcatgagaccaggctctcgaatcagtacattataatgaaaacaacaccttaaaaaaataaaagcaggtttttcgatcacataactttaaacgggtgaactcctaaaaagtcaaaggatcgtgAAGGCATTCAAACGGGAAGttaaaacaacgataataatgcagggaatagtggcttatgtccagatgcctgtaaatgattcttttcagtgattgaatcatgatcataattcaggatttttttcagttattatttcatattactttggttgtctgataacagaaatactaaattataacaatggaaacagttttgttgagaacttggctgcatcaaatgacagtatgtgggcacctagaggcaaacaaatgtaataataaatgcacatattgcatgttcagaagaagtgagctgccctgtgctgcaaataatgtaaacaggcttgtggaagtaaattgctcagtgcaaagaaagagaagtaatgggaacctggtgtttctatgttcttttttctccatgtgtcgaatagacatgaacaagttatttgaaaaacatctatgacatttgaaacatgttagtcttcatgctctatgtcgagtatggtttcactaataatTAACAcgtatttgcttaaagcatccatatttgtccaagccaatgttgattagagtattaaaaacattgaaaagtattaatttaaggtacatttagaacagataaaaatgcgCGATTAATCGtgagttaactcaagacaaccatgcgattaatcacgattttaaaaaaaaattaatcgattgacagccctaatatttttATGTGAAAACAAGACCTTACACGTCACTCTTCTCAAAACATTATTGTCTACACACAGATGTAATTGCAGCATATCAGTATGTTTCTTTTATCCATCCttttatctattttctttttttattttctttttttttctccccatcAAACTAAACGCAGAAACGCAGCACAGACATTATTGTCCTAGTGCCCTACTTTCATTCAGAAAACATCTCTCTCTCGTTTTGCTCTCCGGCGCTATTTGATATCCTAGCATTCATTTCTCTTGCAAGTTTAATGTGTTCTGCTGCGGCAGACCGTAGAGACAGAGAGTGAAGCTGAACCTCATCCAGCTCGTCTCTTTGTACAGATACAGTTTGCAGGTTTACAGCGTGTTCTAACTAGACGCATTACGACACGCTTCCAGCGGCAATTAACTGACAATCTCAGACAATCAGGACATATTTGATCTTTAATATATAACCACCATTATGGAAAAAGGAAACTCTCAGCCAAATGATGGTGAATGGGGAAAACACTGAAGTGACTAATGGAAAGTGACATATCAAAATAGCGTAATGCAATGTAAATAGTTTATGCCAGTTATATTTATGTacactacataaatataaatatataataattttagatactttttaatgtgttttcttggtgtttatattactttttatatatttattaaatttttggaTCATTTATTCATGTCttagttgtattattattagggccgggactttaacgcgttaatttagattaattaattacacaaaaataacgcgttaaaatttaacgcattttaatcgcaatacgttttgcaccgcggaacgtttctcactagatgagattcggcggaccatttatactggagcacaaactagcgttcaggttcagacaagccaaagacgtccgtcctaaatagtattgtatgtcccaaatcgtagtatgtttaaaaagtattccaaagattcccggatggtctactacttaacgatcaatgcacactcttaactgcttatattgccagcaacacactgcgccgtgaacatggattcgattagaactacaaacacgcataaaaagtgttaaaaaactacaaacatggaggatatacgcgaccaacggacaggtagagaaaggggtttgagtgataaataatcagtgtgtaacctgataaaaactatttttttaaatgttatccgcgttatattccatgtgcagcaacatttataatgataggtttggtcattaaagtttaaatgcacaattaagcaaacacaagagcagagttctcggaatgaaagactcgttaaagaacgtgcctcttgctacacttttaatggcaatattgtactggtctgttggacttggttgaacaaaaataaacaatattttgttgcttaagcttatgtattcagtcattattcaatggtatactaaaaatccatgtaaaaatcttaattctcactgttctcaggtcaaatatttacatgcgattaaaatgcgattaatttcgattaattaattacaaagcctctaattaattagattaaaatttttaatcgagtcccggccctaattattactatttatgattgatagataggtagatagatagatagatagatagatagatagatagatagattaaaaattgcataaatacatttgtgtgtatgtatatgtgaaatatataaatttgcatatgatacattatatatattaattataatataatatataaattattacaataatttattaattataattatataataattaatttacatGTGTGTATGTAAATGCATAAAATGTGCATATATAATCAATTTGCATATGATTAattatgttataataataatttgcaaatgatgttatataatttaatatattaattataatatattaattgtaattattatataattgttAATTTACgtttatgtgtatatatgtaaatacatgtaaTGTGCATTCATAATTAATATGATTGCATatgattaattatataattattaattataatattatactaAAAAATTATAACTAttacacatacatatattgttaatttatatatgtataattatatgaataaatgagtgaatgaatgaacaaataaataagaataaaaactaagaaaatacaattttaaaaacacatatttgtgttattaatttttatacatattattattattattattattattattattattaataaaataataattaaataaataattaaattaatatattttaagaggAAATATATTCGAaaaattgcatatatatatatatatatatatatatatgcgtatTATTAATTATGGTTACTAtataattattcatttatattatatatatatatacacacacacacacacctaaattatagattttttttatatcataataataaatgaatgaataagtgACTTAATGAACAAATAAGAATATAAAACCAAGAAAATATTGCATAAATGTGTGttattaatacataaataaatatattgtttttttacatatatattgtAAAGCATGTTTTGCAGATATTTCTTTCCTACTATATTCACATAtactttatttatatacattttatttatttcttgctGCATTTATATATTCACAGATTGCACTTATTAAATTTTGAGCCTAACTAAAACATTTTGGAGACGTTTAAACAAGAAAAAATTTCCCAGCTAAGTGAGAAAAAATACCCTTAAAATAGATTACCAGCCTTGTTATATTTCTCAGCACTAGTGGaaatgttataaatatatatactgtgATTCTAACCCACCTATGCTTTCCTCTCAGATCTGTCCTCGTACCCTCACTACCTGCGGGATCTCTTGCACACCCAGGTGTGTCAGGCTCACCTGCGGGGGCGTGGCCTGTGCGAGGCCGAGAGCGGCGTGGGTGCTGATCTCTCTCCTCCTGTGGGCTCGCCGGGGTCACCGTCAGACACGCTCTGCTCCAGCATGTGCAGTTTGGACGAGAGACACCCCTTGCTGCGGGACCTCGGGCGCCACGGGGACACGCCCACCGCCGACCTCACCGCCAAGATCCTCGGCGCCCTTCAGGGAGGGGAGGAGCTACTGTTAGCCCGCCTACACCGGGCGGGGCATAGACGAGGCCACTCCCCTTGCAGCTTGGAAACGTTTTCCGAGACTTTCGAAGATGACGACATGCCTTGTAAGGACTGCGGAGGTGGAGGCGGAGTCTGTCTCCCGCCAGAATATTCGACGCGCAGGAAGGTGTCAGACGTGGCTTCCTCCGGCGTCGTCTCGCTCGACGAGGAAGACGTAGACGTAGAGGAAGACGAGCGAGAGGAACAGTGAACGGAACAGTGCATGTTTTCTTTCGGACTCCGCCCACTACTTTGCATTTGGGCTCCGCCCACTCGTTTGCATTTTGGACTCCGCCCACTCGTTTGCATTTTGGGCGCCAGTTGCGTCTTAATTCTGTATTTTTTCGAAAACACTAACTGGTTCTCAGGCTcacgaataaaaaaaaatgcatcttgACGAACTTAACGGAGGAACGCAAGACTGACGTCGACCTCATTATCATGCATGTGTCGCAAGTGCCGAACTGAACGTGAAGTCCTTAAGTGTTCGGGTCCGGATGTTGTTTAGCACGGTTTGTGGATTTGGCTGTTGTGTAATCCCGCTCCTTATGTGACGTCTGGCCCCATTGCATTCTGGGTCTTGATCACATGACGCCTGTTCCCTGGTCCCCGGTTGGCATGGCTTGCTGATTACGGCGAAAACTGACGTTTCAAAACATAGAATGCGTAAGAATACCGACGATCAATCAAGTTATGCTGTTTTTCTATTATtgttatgattattaattgaatgGAATGTTTGCTTTTCAGCCGTTAAAGCATTATCGTCACCTGACGAACGCGATGAATGTTTAGGAGTCGTGAACCGTAAATGTGGGTCAGTCTGAAGGACTTTGGGAGAGTTGCTCTATTTTTGTACTGTGTGGTTTTTGCGGTGCATTTGGACTAAGTAACGCTGTGGTTTGTTCACAAGATGCTTGTTTattgctttctctctctctctttctgtctctgaATTATCACTGTGTGATATTGTCTACATCAGGAAAAAATAAGACTAATGTGAAAACCAAACCACGGCCCTTTTTCGTTCTTTGTCTCGGTGTGATTGTGTTCCTGTTGCTCGTCCGGCTTTTGTTCTCGCTTTCGGTAAATGTCAAGCACTCTCTGTTTTGCTATAAGGGCCACTTTTGTTCTCCGATGTTCCAGTGTTACCATGGAGATCGGTGATTCGCCGGCAAATTATGGGTTGTAGTCAATCAGACAGTTTTGACAATCTAattagtgcacacacacacacacacacacacacacacacacacacacacacacacacacacacacttaaatgaGTGATATAAAGGATATTTCAACCAAAAATGGAAATTATGTTCCCTTTACTCAATTTTCTCTCTTTTATACAATTAAAAACCTGACTTTTCttatgtggaacacaaaagatgtttagctgaatgttcatgctgcttttTTCCATTATGAGTGGcaaactccaaaaaaaaaaaaaaaacatgaagatAATTCATAATATATTAAACGAATCTAAGTTATTAACTGAAACACCAACCAGTGTTGTTTTAGGatcatttatatactattatagtcaTTAAGGGTTTAAATTAGGCTTTTATATACatgtattctttctttctttctctgttaTTGTTaacactaaaactaaaaaaataattcttGTTAACTGAaatatagctgaaataaaaaaaaatggtaacactttacaataaggttcattagttaacattagttaaccacattagttaacatgaactaataatgaactgcacttatacagcatttattaatctttgttaatgttaatttcaacatttactaatacatcatTAAAAATacgttattaaaatcttgttaacattagttaatgcagtgtgaactaacatgaacaaacaatgaacaactgtatttccgttaactaacattaatgaagattagtaaatacagtaactaatgtattggtcatggttagttcatgttagttaatacattaactaatgtttaactaatgaaccttattgtaaagtgttaccaaaaaaattaatgttatgtatagaacttttaaaaaaatcataatacacacacacacacacacacacacacacacacacacaattattgCATGGAATAAAGCTAAAagaatttatttctgtattgAAAGTAttgaaattactaaaacttcacacacatacactgaagtaaaaaaaaaaattacagctaACTATAGCTAAATACATTATtacagctaaataaaaatatttaaaaaatgaaatgccAAAAGCACAACAATTTTCCATTTTATTCTTCATTGCATTACAGCAAAAAGCGTTctattttttaactattttaaaatatgGACAAGAAATTTATTTGCTAACATTTATTTTCTGCcaatatatttttgcattttaaaaaaaatatatttaacaaataaaaatataattttcaaaacactttcaaaattttatattttacccTTTGTGTTTAAattcaataaatatatttaatttgtttatatatatatatatatatatatatatatatatatatatatatatatatatataattattatttttaattggaataaagctaaaattaaaaaaatacattttacaattttatgtAAAGAACTTAAAagt encodes the following:
- the LOC141285108 gene encoding protein FAM131A-like isoform X1 — protein: MSLTTDSMEKLLFLCGASGEPVNVEDNSDMLPKSRRALTIQEIAALARSSLHGISQVVKDHVTKPTAMAQGRVAHLIEWKGWCKPTDTPSALESHLTSYSHLSEGEQEARFAAGVAEQFAIAEAKLRAWSSVDGDESNDDSYDEDFLPANEPVTQSTDLSSYPHYLRDLLHTQVCQAHLRGRGLCEAESGVGADLSPPVGSPGSPSDTLCSSMCSLDERHPLLRDLGRHGDTPTADLTAKILGALQGGEELLLARLHRAGHRRGHSPCSLETFSETFEDDDMPCKDCGGGGGVCLPPEYSTRRKVSDVASSGVVSLDEEDVDVEEDEREEQ
- the LOC141285108 gene encoding protein FAM131A-like isoform X2, which encodes MLPKSRRALTIQEIAALARSSLHGISQVVKDHVTKPTAMAQGRVAHLIEWKGWCKPTDTPSALESHLTSYSHLSEGEQEARFAAGVAEQFAIAEAKLRAWSSVDGDESNDDSYDEDFLPANEPVTQSTDLSSYPHYLRDLLHTQVCQAHLRGRGLCEAESGVGADLSPPVGSPGSPSDTLCSSMCSLDERHPLLRDLGRHGDTPTADLTAKILGALQGGEELLLARLHRAGHRRGHSPCSLETFSETFEDDDMPCKDCGGGGGVCLPPEYSTRRKVSDVASSGVVSLDEEDVDVEEDEREEQ